The nucleotide window GAATTCGGATCCGGCCACGTATCGGAGCATCCAATCCCAGTAAGAAAAGCAGGGTGTGGGTATCGACAAAACGAAGCTTCAAAGATGCTGTCGCATTTACGAGGTCAGATCGTTTTGTCACAGGAAGAGACCGAGAAGGAGGGAGGAAGAAGGTAACAGTACAGGCTTGGCTTTGGGGAAGGGTCACGCACCGGTTGTTTACATGCAGGGATCAGGCGGAGCTCCGGCAGTCGACCTGTGCTTGGAATGAAGGATCGACGTTGTGATGGAACTCAAAGGTTGACTTTTTTGGTTTTTGGCTCCGGATTTGGTTAGAGATGAATGAACAAGAAGATGTGCAGAGATGCAACTAATACATAATTATTTTAACATCGATTTCACTTGGATGTCCAAAGGATGATGATTCGAGTGAGTTAACTATTTTGATTATCTATTTGGATTCAATTTAAGTCAGGTTTTTGAGCTTGACATAAGTCTTGTGAGAGATTCGACTTACGATCTTATAGACATACTCGATGTTTAAATTAAtaaagattcaaaaataaaaatattataatttttttataaatattttgagaatatattatttgAATTATTGAGTGATTGCTCATGCGATATCGAATTAATATTAtcagaaaaaataattattgatttaATCTTTGTCAAGGTTAGAACAGTATAtgcaataaatatttttttaaaaaatatattaaaaaatattttaaaagaaaatatatataatatctcatcaaagtattttaaattttaagaaatatcaaATTTAATAAAAGTAATAGTTTTGAATAAAAGAAGAAATgatgatatataaaaaaaatatatatatatattaaatcagtctaatataaaataattcaataaaaagataatttgtcTACCTATTAGTCTGGTCAACGGGCGGGCCGTGTTAGGGTTCGCGTTAGTACTGGCCCAACCCGCccatcggagagagagagagagagagagcgaaggcAGGGATGGCGAAGAGCGGGCTGGGGTGCGAGCCGGCGGTGGGGTCGCTGACGGCGGCGAGGAAGAGGGAGTACAAGGTCAGCAACCGCGTGCACGAGGGGAAGCGGCCCCTCTATGCCATCGCCTTCAACTTCATCGACGCTCGCTACTACGACGTCTTCGCCACCGTCGGCGGCAATCGAGTCAGTTCCTGTCCTACCCTGCCCCTTTCTTTTCATCGCCTTTACCTTCGCTGCCTATCTATTCTTTGATTTGCACTGGAGTGTGTAATGACAGTTTGTTGTGTGGTTGATATTGGGAACGTGAAAAAGCGGCGATACTAAAGATTGCATTGTTCTTCACAGGTGACCGTGTATCGATGCCTTGAAGGAGGTCTCGTTGCGGTCTTGCAAGCATACGTTGATGAAGATGTATGTTTCTCTGAATCTTTTGCTGGGGTGATAAACGTCCGTTATTCTAACTGTCAAAAGCAATTTTGACGCGGTTAAATGCAGCATAAAACGGAGGGACTCTTTGCTTGTTTAAGATATCCACCTGTTGCCATCGTAAAAATCATATTTAGAGTAACAAAttgatgctttttttttctttaatcaagTTGATGGGTTATAGAGAGCAACATACATTGTAAACATGCCAAATTTTGGATTTGTCTGACAATAGGAAGCTCTGATAATTGATTATATTCTGAGGACATGAATGTCTGTTGTCATTCAGAAGGACGAGTCTTTCTATACTTTGAGTTGGGCATGTGATACTGATGGGACTCCTTTTTTGGTTGCTGGTGGAAGCAACGGAATCATTCGTGTCATCAATGCTGGCACCGAGAAGATACACAAGGTGGGTGTAATATCTTTTATCCCAATAATTTGCATAAAAGATGCCAATTGAGGGAAAATGTCACcctacttttttttctttcttattgtAAACCGTACATGATCCAAGAATTTCTCCATGTTTGGGTCTTTTTGGGAAAGAAAATTTTGCTCAAACTCATTGAAGATCAGATTCACATTCCTTCTGATATTCCATGTCATAAGTGTGAAACTTAGTATTACTTGGGTATATCCTTAGTATTAGATGCATTAATGTTTCTGTGATGTGAGAATCCCACAGAGTTTTGTTGGCCATGGAGATTCGGTTAATGAAGTAAGGACTCAAGCACTGAAACCTTCTCTTGTGGTTTCTGCCAGCAAGGTAGATATATGATGTTTTTATCTCTTTAATTGCATTATGTCGATCACACTGATGATAAATGAATATTCATAAACAGGACGAATCAGTTCGGTTGTGGAATTTACATACAGGAATTTGTATATTGATATTTGCCGGAGCAGGTGGCCACAGGAATGAAGTGTTGAGTGTTGTAAGTGCAGTGAAGTGCCAATTTCTTCTTTCCTGCCTTTTAGTCTTCTTTCGTAAATTATGATTAGGCCTGtaaaatagataaaaaattatACTCATCAAAATATGTTAGGAACCTTGTATCTGTAGGACTTCCATCCATCCGATATCTACCGGATAGCAAGTTGTGGTATGGATAATACTGTCAAGATCTGGTCCATGAAAGGTGTGGAAGTTACCATGGTTGAACTTTCTTTGTTTTGCTACCGGGAGTAATTTTTATTCCAAAATCAGCAATCTTTTGCAGAGTTTTGGACATATGTCGAGAAATCATTCACATGGACAGATTTACCATCAAAATTTCCTACAAAATATGTGCAGTTTCCTGTGAGTATCAAGATCTTCAGTACATTTATCACCAACTAAAAGAATGACTGTAGGTACTTTTGTTATTTCTATGACTTTTACCATTTCAGGTGTTTATAGCCTCAGTCCACTCTAACTACGTCGACTGTACTAGGTGGCTTGGTGATTTTGTCTTGTCGAAGGTGATTTATTGCATCTCTCATCTTCTTGGCAACTATTGTCTCCCATATGCCTCAACCTTGGACTTGGTGGGATTTGGTCATTCTTCCCTAGGTTCCACAGAAAGGCTAGTAATAGCTTAATAATCAACTGTAGTAACTCCAGCACCCTGATTATTGttttatatgaaaatatttcttttattccATACCTTTTGGTTTACTACATTATATATGGAGTACAGGTTCAGGATCATGTAGTTTACATATGCTTTGGTTGTAGAAGCAAATTCTATAAATATATTTACATGTAAAGATGACTTGTTGGAACATCCAACCAAGGGTTTAGATAATGAATGCTCTGGTACTAGCTTCAGTAATCTATTGGACTACAACAGTATCAATATACTAATATTTATGGCTCGGTATCcttgaataaaataaataaaatttaaaataaactcTATATGTTTCAATATTGGTACTTGATCAGATTGATAAACAATGGTCCATACATACCGGTCACTATTTAAAATCTTGCATTAAACTGGCATAATTGATTCTAATGAGCTTCCCTGACATTTACTCTTTTCACCAAGGAGATCTATTGTTATATTGCATGCTGTAAAAGATTTATTATACTGATTCTACTTTAACATAATTTACTTATGGAAACTTTGATGTGCATTAGGTAAAAAACAAGCTATACATAATTATTTAACATGCACAATACTTTGTAATTTTTCGTATAATTTTTGTTACATGTTGCTTGGACATCTTCCAGAAACTAAGCATTTTTTGCAATTTGACTTCCATTTAGAGCCGAACTTGTTGCTGCCACCATGATTCGTCACTGGTGGCACAATATGATTTCTGCTGAACCGGCAAGCAGAAAATGATGTAAGCTGCTTTGATGTCCACTAATGCTTGCTACTCAAATGTTGCAGAGTGTTGACAATGAGATTGTCTTGTGGGAGCCAAAAACCAAGGAACAAAATCCTGGAGAGGTAAGATTTTGTGTGTTTTGCTGTTATACATAGGCACTTGCTTTTCTACAATACTTATGCACCATATACCTGTCCTTCTAAACTGAGAACTGGACATACTTTCACTTCCACTATTGTTATACACATCTAATTTTTCTTTACTAAATATACTGCTCAGGGTGCTGTTGACATTCTTCAAAAATATCCAGTTCCTGAATGTGATATCtggttcatcaaattttcatgtgATTTTCACTACAATGCTGCAGCAATTGGTAATCCCTTTCATCTTACATCATACATGTCATAAGAGTTTAAATTCAACATAGTGTAAGTGACAACTTCATGCACTGTATCTTGTGTCTTAGCTCATGGGGGCAACCTATGCACTCATACACCTATGCTTGGTTTCAAATTTCTCAGAATTGAAAAACCTTTTCTGATGAACATTTAGGTTAATGTCAATCACTGATATTGTTCAAGTGCACTAAGTTTTTGCTTACCTGTATAATGAGATTGAGTTCTCCAAATTCATTCTTTTTTATGTGAATGAAGTACATAATATTGGAGGAGATTGTACATTGTTCATTCCATCAACTGCCATACTGTGCTCGTATCAGTCCATGGGCGAACCGGCACATACTGGTCGGTACCGGCATACCATATGTTACCCATttccagaaaaagaaaaaaatttcccTTATTTAATGTAAATTTGTATTTAAATAAGAATAGAATGTATACGGGGCATAAATGAACATGATTTCTAGGTTATAAAGATGAGAGAGTGAGAGGCTAAGTGAGAGTGAGTGAAAGAGGGGATGGAGGAGGATTTAAAGCAAATGAGGCCCCAATAGTCAATTTGCCCATTAGGGTCAATTTAACCAGCAAAGAGCCACTTGCTCCCAAAGAACCTGAGACTTGGTCGCCCTCCATCTAACAAGTTCCAATCAAAATCCTAGACACCAAGGAAATCTGAAACTTAATGATCTTCCAAAGTTTCCATGCGATATTCAAATGTGACCATGGTTGCAGGTTAAGACTTATGCTACCAAAGATTAGCCCAACCCTTGAGTATTCCTTGAGATTCGTAAGATTTTAGACTGAGAGGTTGGTACTGTTTTGCTGGAGGGATCTATGCTCAACTCTAAGGGCACTACTAAGGCATAAAgaaacaaatataaaattgttctaTGTATGGATTGACTAAATTGTGTGTGTTACAAATGATATTTCTGGCTATCGGAAGCTCATGTATCTTACCAATGACTTTTGGGCTTTAATTAAGGTTGAGCCCCAGGTTTTTTTTTCTGATCTATCTAATTCCAGCTGCTTCTAATAGGGAATAGGGAAGGGAAGATTTTTATTTGGGAGCTTCAGTCCAGCCCACCTGTTCTCATTGCAAGGTTACCATAGTCAATAATTCTTTTTGTGATGTTATTTGTTATGTCGTTATTGGCATATATCATGTTTGTAACATATAGTGGCTTTTCTGACCGAGTTTCCTGACGTAGGCTATCTCATGCTCAATGCAAGTCTCCAATAAGA belongs to Musa acuminata AAA Group cultivar baxijiao chromosome BXJ3-5, Cavendish_Baxijiao_AAA, whole genome shotgun sequence and includes:
- the LOC103986339 gene encoding polycomb group protein FIE1 yields the protein MAKSGLGCEPAVGSLTAARKREYKVSNRVHEGKRPLYAIAFNFIDARYYDVFATVGGNRVTVYRCLEGGLVAVLQAYVDEDKDESFYTLSWACDTDGTPFLVAGGSNGIIRVINAGTEKIHKSFVGHGDSVNEVRTQALKPSLVVSASKDESVRLWNLHTGICILIFAGAGGHRNEVLSVDFHPSDIYRIASCGMDNTVKIWSMKEFWTYVEKSFTWTDLPSKFPTKYVQFPVFIASVHSNYVDCTRWLGDFVLSKSVDNEIVLWEPKTKEQNPGEGAVDILQKYPVPECDIWFIKFSCDFHYNAAAIGNREGKIFIWELQSSPPVLIARLSHAQCKSPIRQTAMSFDGSTILTCCEDGSIWRWDTVS